The following are encoded in a window of Nakamurella sp. A5-74 genomic DNA:
- a CDS encoding LacI family DNA-binding transcriptional regulator produces the protein MAVRLKDVAARAGVSVKTASNVINDYPHITPQTRAKVQAAIDELRYRPNLSARRLKHGKAGFLAFALPRITEPYFAEVAAVLAAEATRRGYILLLDPTDGTEQNEQLVLDGMRSHMIDGVIFSPLAIAGERIAARTDDVPMVLLGEREVPVGYDHVAIDSVAAARAMTEHLIALGRRRIASIGAGAHSGTSTARTIGFAQALAHHGFERSAEHEVEPDRWDRESGYAAMHQLLALPERPDAVFCFNDLMAIGALRACREAGVDVPGEIALAGFDDIDETRYSTPTITTIRPDLQLLAQRVLEVLEARIDGDSSDARRIEVPWELLPRESTARATEPGPVSDR, from the coding sequence ATGGCGGTCCGGTTGAAGGACGTCGCCGCCCGCGCTGGGGTGTCCGTCAAGACCGCGTCCAACGTGATCAACGACTACCCGCACATCACACCGCAGACCCGGGCCAAGGTACAGGCGGCGATCGACGAACTCCGGTACCGCCCCAACCTGTCCGCCCGGCGTCTGAAGCACGGAAAGGCGGGCTTCCTGGCCTTTGCGCTGCCCCGGATCACCGAGCCCTACTTCGCCGAGGTGGCCGCGGTGCTGGCGGCGGAGGCGACCCGCCGCGGGTACATCCTGCTCTTGGACCCGACGGACGGCACCGAACAGAACGAGCAGCTGGTGCTGGACGGGATGCGTTCCCACATGATCGACGGCGTCATCTTCTCGCCGCTGGCGATCGCCGGCGAGCGCATCGCGGCCAGGACCGACGACGTGCCGATGGTCCTGCTCGGTGAGCGCGAGGTGCCGGTCGGGTACGACCACGTGGCCATCGACTCGGTGGCGGCGGCCCGTGCGATGACCGAGCATCTCATCGCCCTGGGTCGGCGGAGGATCGCCTCGATCGGCGCCGGAGCCCACTCGGGAACCTCCACTGCCCGGACCATCGGTTTCGCACAAGCATTGGCGCACCACGGTTTCGAGCGTTCGGCCGAGCACGAGGTCGAGCCGGACCGGTGGGACAGGGAGAGCGGATACGCTGCGATGCACCAACTCCTGGCGCTGCCGGAACGCCCGGACGCAGTGTTCTGCTTCAACGATCTGATGGCGATCGGTGCGCTGCGGGCGTGCCGCGAGGCCGGGGTCGACGTCCCGGGGGAGATCGCGCTCGCCGGATTCGACGACATCGACGAAACCCGATACAGCACACCGACCATCACCACCATCCGACCTGATCTGCAACTGCTGGCGCAGCGGGTGTTGGAGGTGTTGGAGGCTCGGATCGACGGTGACTCCTCCGACGCCCGCCGGATCGAGGTGCCGTGGGAGCTGCTGCCCCGGGAGTCGACCGCCCGGGCGACCGAACCGGGTCCCGTCTCTGACCGTTGA
- a CDS encoding DNA-formamidopyrimidine glycosylase family protein produces MPEGDTVLRTARGLDRALTGDVLTVAELRWGRLGEIHLTGREVLGSRSYGKHVLTRLGPAPDRPEVRFPTGPQGPATVHSHLRMDGSWRIRPATERVPGHGAHRIRAVLGTENWTALGNLLGMLDVLPTDREHDWLGRLGPDVMADDWTEGTWRRSGRTGREEAAARLAAAPDIPIGEALLDQRITAGIGTFYMAEALFVQHLSPWVPAGEVDAGLVMDTARRQLLRGAEQMIPNTTGDTRPRETSFVHARSGRPCRRCGTIVRVAPVGTPPTQRPAFYCPQCQPGPTPTDTGGQMRPLGSAPHRLGSTRNQGLRPPTSGWLG; encoded by the coding sequence GTGCCCGAGGGTGACACGGTGCTGCGGACCGCACGCGGGCTCGACCGTGCGCTCACCGGTGACGTGTTGACGGTGGCGGAACTGCGCTGGGGGCGGCTCGGGGAGATCCATCTCACCGGACGTGAGGTGCTGGGCAGTCGGTCGTACGGCAAACACGTCCTGACCAGGCTCGGACCCGCTCCCGACCGTCCAGAGGTGCGGTTTCCGACCGGACCGCAGGGCCCCGCCACCGTGCACTCCCATCTGCGGATGGACGGCAGTTGGCGGATCCGACCGGCCACCGAGCGGGTCCCCGGCCACGGTGCGCATCGGATTCGTGCGGTGCTCGGCACCGAGAACTGGACAGCGCTGGGCAATCTGCTCGGCATGCTCGACGTGCTGCCCACCGACCGGGAGCACGACTGGCTGGGGCGTCTCGGTCCGGACGTGATGGCCGACGACTGGACCGAGGGGACCTGGCGCCGGTCCGGCCGGACGGGCCGCGAAGAGGCAGCGGCCCGGCTGGCCGCGGCGCCGGACATCCCGATCGGTGAGGCGCTGCTCGACCAGCGCATCACCGCCGGCATCGGGACGTTCTACATGGCCGAAGCCCTGTTCGTGCAACACCTCTCGCCCTGGGTGCCGGCCGGCGAGGTCGACGCGGGACTCGTGATGGACACCGCGCGGCGGCAGCTCCTGCGGGGCGCTGAACAGATGATCCCCAACACGACGGGAGACACCCGTCCGCGGGAGACCTCGTTCGTGCATGCGCGATCGGGTCGGCCGTGCCGTCGCTGCGGCACCATCGTGCGGGTCGCGCCGGTGGGTACGCCGCCCACCCAACGGCCGGCGTTCTACTGTCCGCAGTGCCAGCCGGGACCGACTCCCACGGACACCGGCGGGCAGATGAGACCCCTGGGGTCGGCCCCGCACCGGCTGGGCTCCACCCGCAACCAGGGACTGCGGCCGCCGACCAGCGGTTGGCTGGGCTGA
- a CDS encoding ATP-dependent helicase encodes MTPRAERPRSSEQAGPTARFSPLVRAWFDSSFAAPTPAQIGAWEAIGRGDNTLVVAPTGSGKTLSAFLSSIDALVRAGGTPAPVMVGGGSATAESTAPTATRLGASTATRLTRPRASAATKAATAAQAAGRCKVLYLSPIKALAVDVERNLRSPLAGIAGLARAQGLPVPDISVAVRSGDTSAADRRSFARDGADILITTPESLFLILTSRAREMLAGVETVILDEVHSIAGSKRGAHLAVSLDRLDALLERPAQRVGLSATVRPVEEASRFLAGGRAVTVVAPPSTKVIDVDLIVPVEDMTQLGVPTEDLSGASAGEPRRTSIWPHVEERVVDLIEQHHSTIVFANSRRLAERLTARINEIHAERTGAGLDPGTSSPAEVMAQSGTSEGAPPVLARAHHGSVSAEQRSIIENELKSGRLPAVVATSSLELGIDMGAVDLVIQVESPPSVAGGLQRIGRAGHQVGAPSHGVIFPKFRGDLLSSTVVAAGMQTGAIESLSVTSLPLDVAAQQIVAIVAMDPITVDDLQALLRRSAPFAGLGRGALDAVLDMLSGRYPSEEFAELRPRIVWDRVSGLLTPRPGAQMLAITSGGTIPDRGLFGVFLASGEGPGRRVGELDEEMVYESRVGDVFALGSSSWRIVDITHDRVLVVPASGQPGKLPFWRGDSLGRPAELGMAHGAFVREIVGAPEAAHARLTAIGLDANATNNLLTYLNDQQAATRIVPDEKTLVLERFRDELGDWRLVIHSPYGAAVHAPWALVVAARMRERFGVDVAAMHADDGIVLRLPDIEFEGGFPDLLDLISLDPDLLQAEVTDQIGGSAVFASRFRECAARALLLPRRQIGARQPLWQQRLRAGQLLEVASRYPSFPIIAEAVRECLQDVFDVPALAELHRSIANRQVRIIEVETAQPSPFASSLLFGYVAQFIYDGDSPLAERRAAALTLDPNLLAELLCGADAPGLRDLLDPAAVVAAEADLQRLSENRRARTTDEVADLLRVLGPLTLEEIAARTVPDLDHDESVAALRAARRAIDVRIGGREMLADPVDAAMLRDGLGTPLPTGVAETFLETVEDPIGRLIGRYARTRGPFVPAAPAARYGIGVAVVLDALRRLSGSGRIAEGELRPVGALPVDPFDAAHTPPTQASEFIDAEVLRLLRRRSLTALRADVEPVAPEALSTFLPQWNGIGVTKGSGRLRGVDGVLRAVEQLAGAVLPASSVESLVLPARVSDYSPAMLDELTAAGEVIWTGHGSLAGDDGWVSLHLTDSAALTIPIPEGEVAGNGRGEVHQALLEVLGQGGAFFFRALADAAGERVSAGSGGDSVLTEALWDLVFAGLVTGDTFAPVRAKLSGGRTTTRQPTRAPRLRMGRAALAGGVTTHRVHRTPPVVSGRWALVPTPEIDPTVRAHAAAEILLDRHGIVTRGAVQAEQTPGGFAAVYRVLAAFEEAGRVRRGYFVDGLGASQFATAGAVDRLREPGEQQTSIVLAAADPANPYGAALAWPGRPRSGGESEPIAGPVEGPLPVDGTTTSVANVTDKHRPTRRAGAVVALIDGTLALFAERGGRSVLSFTNDPELLRRAADALTAVIRSGRLAGMTVTKIDGVDAIGPQASGPVVAALTGAGFSMTPRGLRLRAGAR; translated from the coding sequence GTGACACCCCGGGCGGAACGACCGCGATCCTCGGAGCAGGCTGGGCCGACGGCGCGTTTCTCCCCGCTGGTCCGCGCTTGGTTCGACTCTTCCTTCGCCGCTCCCACCCCCGCCCAGATCGGTGCGTGGGAGGCCATCGGCCGCGGCGACAACACGCTGGTGGTCGCTCCCACCGGATCAGGCAAGACCCTGTCGGCCTTCCTGTCGTCGATCGACGCACTAGTACGCGCCGGCGGAACACCGGCACCCGTCATGGTCGGTGGCGGCTCGGCCACGGCGGAGTCCACCGCACCCACGGCCACGAGGCTCGGAGCTTCCACCGCGACGAGATTGACCAGGCCGAGGGCGTCTGCCGCGACGAAGGCTGCGACGGCCGCGCAGGCGGCCGGTCGGTGCAAGGTGCTGTACCTGTCGCCCATCAAGGCGTTGGCGGTCGACGTGGAGCGCAACCTCCGCTCGCCGCTGGCCGGGATCGCCGGCCTCGCCCGAGCGCAGGGACTGCCCGTACCCGACATCTCGGTGGCGGTGCGGTCCGGAGACACCTCAGCTGCCGACCGACGTTCATTCGCCCGGGACGGGGCCGACATCCTCATCACGACCCCCGAGTCGTTGTTCCTGATCCTGACCAGTCGGGCCCGGGAGATGCTGGCGGGTGTCGAGACCGTCATCCTGGACGAGGTCCACTCGATCGCCGGCTCCAAACGTGGTGCGCACCTCGCGGTTTCGCTCGATCGACTCGACGCGTTGCTCGAGCGACCGGCGCAGCGGGTCGGACTGTCGGCAACGGTGCGCCCGGTCGAGGAGGCGTCGCGGTTCCTCGCCGGTGGACGAGCTGTCACGGTGGTCGCGCCGCCCTCCACCAAGGTGATCGACGTCGACCTGATCGTCCCGGTCGAGGACATGACTCAGCTGGGCGTCCCCACCGAGGACCTGTCCGGCGCCAGCGCCGGTGAGCCGCGCCGGACGTCCATCTGGCCGCACGTCGAGGAGCGGGTCGTCGACCTGATCGAGCAGCACCACTCGACGATCGTGTTCGCCAACTCCCGCCGGTTGGCGGAACGGCTGACGGCTCGGATCAACGAGATCCACGCCGAACGCACCGGAGCGGGGCTGGATCCCGGGACGTCGTCGCCCGCCGAGGTGATGGCCCAGTCCGGCACGTCCGAAGGGGCACCGCCGGTGCTCGCCAGGGCGCACCACGGGAGCGTCTCGGCCGAACAGCGCTCGATCATCGAGAACGAGCTGAAGTCCGGCCGGCTGCCGGCCGTTGTGGCGACCTCCAGTCTCGAGCTGGGGATCGACATGGGCGCCGTCGACCTGGTCATCCAGGTGGAGTCGCCACCCAGCGTTGCCGGTGGGCTGCAACGGATCGGCCGGGCCGGGCACCAGGTGGGAGCGCCGAGCCACGGCGTCATCTTCCCGAAGTTCCGCGGTGACCTGCTGTCCTCCACAGTGGTGGCCGCCGGGATGCAGACCGGTGCCATCGAATCGCTGTCGGTGACGTCGCTGCCGCTGGACGTCGCCGCCCAGCAGATCGTCGCGATCGTCGCGATGGACCCGATCACCGTCGACGATCTGCAGGCGCTGCTGCGCAGATCGGCCCCGTTCGCGGGACTGGGTCGCGGAGCCCTCGACGCGGTGCTGGACATGCTGTCGGGTCGCTATCCCAGCGAAGAGTTCGCCGAGCTCCGGCCGCGGATCGTGTGGGACAGGGTGTCCGGTCTGCTCACCCCGCGGCCGGGTGCCCAGATGCTGGCGATCACCTCGGGCGGGACCATCCCGGACCGGGGACTGTTCGGCGTGTTCCTCGCCTCGGGGGAGGGTCCTGGCCGCCGCGTCGGCGAGCTCGACGAGGAGATGGTCTACGAGTCGCGGGTCGGTGACGTGTTCGCGCTGGGTTCCAGCAGCTGGCGGATCGTCGACATCACCCACGACCGGGTGCTGGTGGTGCCGGCCTCCGGTCAGCCCGGCAAGCTGCCGTTCTGGCGAGGGGACAGCCTGGGCCGACCGGCCGAGTTGGGGATGGCGCACGGTGCGTTCGTCCGGGAGATCGTCGGCGCGCCGGAGGCCGCCCACGCGCGACTGACCGCGATCGGTCTCGATGCCAACGCCACCAACAACCTGCTCACCTACCTGAACGACCAGCAGGCAGCGACCAGGATCGTGCCGGATGAGAAAACGCTGGTCCTGGAGCGGTTCCGCGACGAGCTCGGCGACTGGCGGCTGGTGATCCACTCGCCCTACGGCGCCGCGGTGCACGCGCCCTGGGCACTGGTGGTCGCGGCCCGGATGCGGGAGCGCTTCGGCGTCGACGTCGCCGCCATGCACGCCGACGACGGCATCGTGCTGCGGCTGCCGGACATCGAGTTCGAGGGCGGCTTCCCCGATCTGCTCGACCTGATCTCCCTCGACCCCGATCTGTTGCAGGCCGAGGTGACCGACCAGATCGGTGGCTCGGCCGTCTTCGCCTCCCGCTTCCGGGAGTGCGCCGCCCGCGCGCTGTTGCTGCCGCGCCGGCAGATCGGCGCCCGGCAACCGTTGTGGCAGCAGCGGTTGCGTGCCGGACAGCTGCTCGAGGTGGCGAGCCGCTACCCGTCGTTCCCGATCATCGCCGAGGCCGTCCGCGAGTGTCTGCAGGACGTGTTCGACGTCCCTGCCCTCGCCGAGCTCCACCGCAGCATCGCCAACCGGCAGGTTCGCATCATCGAGGTGGAGACGGCGCAACCCAGCCCATTCGCCTCCTCGTTGTTGTTCGGGTACGTCGCCCAGTTCATCTACGACGGTGACTCGCCGCTGGCCGAGCGCCGCGCTGCTGCGCTCACCCTGGACCCCAACCTCTTGGCAGAGCTGCTCTGCGGGGCTGATGCACCCGGTCTGCGCGATCTGCTCGACCCCGCGGCCGTGGTCGCCGCCGAGGCAGACCTGCAGCGACTCAGCGAGAACCGGCGGGCCAGGACGACCGACGAGGTCGCCGATCTGCTGCGTGTGCTCGGCCCACTGACCCTCGAGGAGATCGCCGCCCGCACCGTCCCCGACCTCGACCACGACGAGTCGGTCGCTGCCCTCCGGGCCGCCAGACGTGCCATCGACGTCCGCATCGGCGGCCGCGAGATGCTGGCGGATCCGGTGGACGCCGCGATGCTGCGTGACGGGCTCGGCACCCCGCTCCCGACGGGTGTCGCCGAGACGTTCCTGGAAACGGTCGAGGACCCGATCGGCAGGTTGATCGGGCGCTACGCGCGCACGCGTGGTCCGTTCGTCCCCGCCGCCCCGGCCGCCCGGTACGGCATCGGCGTCGCCGTCGTCCTCGATGCCCTACGTCGGCTGTCCGGCTCGGGACGGATCGCCGAGGGTGAGCTCCGGCCGGTCGGGGCGCTGCCTGTCGATCCGTTCGATGCCGCCCACACGCCGCCGACCCAGGCCAGCGAGTTCATCGACGCCGAGGTGCTCCGACTGCTGCGGCGCCGCTCACTCACCGCGCTCCGGGCCGATGTCGAACCCGTTGCCCCTGAAGCACTCTCGACGTTCCTGCCGCAGTGGAACGGGATCGGCGTGACCAAGGGATCCGGGCGGCTGCGCGGTGTCGACGGGGTACTGCGGGCGGTGGAGCAACTCGCCGGCGCGGTGTTGCCGGCATCCTCGGTCGAATCGCTCGTGCTGCCCGCCAGGGTTTCCGACTACAGCCCGGCCATGCTGGACGAGCTGACCGCCGCCGGAGAGGTGATCTGGACCGGGCACGGTTCGCTGGCCGGTGACGACGGCTGGGTGAGCTTGCACCTGACCGACTCGGCCGCCCTCACGATCCCGATCCCGGAGGGCGAGGTTGCCGGCAACGGTCGCGGCGAGGTGCACCAGGCACTGCTCGAAGTACTCGGTCAGGGCGGCGCCTTCTTCTTCCGGGCGTTGGCCGATGCTGCCGGAGAGCGGGTGTCAGCGGGATCCGGCGGCGATTCCGTACTGACGGAAGCGTTGTGGGATCTGGTGTTCGCCGGTCTGGTCACCGGCGACACGTTCGCTCCGGTCCGCGCCAAGCTCTCCGGCGGGCGGACGACGACCCGGCAGCCGACCAGAGCACCGCGCCTGCGGATGGGACGGGCGGCGCTGGCCGGCGGCGTCACGACCCACCGCGTGCATCGCACCCCGCCGGTGGTCAGCGGCCGCTGGGCGCTGGTGCCTACCCCGGAGATCGATCCGACCGTCCGGGCCCATGCGGCTGCGGAGATCCTGCTCGACCGGCACGGCATCGTGACCCGCGGTGCCGTGCAGGCAGAGCAGACGCCGGGCGGGTTCGCTGCTGTCTACCGGGTGCTGGCCGCTTTCGAGGAAGCGGGCAGGGTTCGGCGCGGCTACTTCGTCGACGGACTCGGTGCCTCACAGTTCGCGACCGCGGGCGCGGTCGACCGGCTGCGCGAACCGGGGGAGCAGCAGACCTCCATCGTGCTGGCCGCTGCCGACCCCGCCAATCCCTACGGCGCCGCACTGGCCTGGCCGGGTAGGCCCCGCAGCGGGGGTGAATCCGAACCAATCGCAGGCCCTGTCGAGGGCCCGCTTCCGGTGGACGGCACCACCACCAGCGTCGCGAACGTCACCGACAAGCACCGCCCCACCCGGCGGGCCGGTGCGGTGGTGGCGCTGATCGACGGCACGCTCGCGTTGTTCGCCGAACGCGGTGGTCGGTCGGTGCTGTCCTTCACCAACGATCCCGAGCTGCTGCGACGGGCCGCCGACGCGCTCACCGCGGTGATCCGCAGCGGCCGGCTCGCCGGCATGACCGTCACGAAGATCGACGGGGTCGACGCGATCGGTCCGCAGGCATCCGGGCCGGTGGTCGCGGCGCTGACCGGCGCCGGCTTCTCGATGACGCCACGCGGTCTGCGGCTGCGGGCGGGCGCGCGATGA
- a CDS encoding alpha-N-arabinofuranosidase yields MSNATIRIDPAFIIGALNRRIFGTFVEHMGRCVYTGIYEPEHATADEFGFRGDVADLVRELGPTLVRYPGGNFVSNYRWEDGVGAKADRPTVLDLAWRSIETNQVGTDDFLAWCARMEIEPMMAVNLGTRGLAAAIELVQYVNSPTGTAVADRRAANGFEKPHDVRLWCLGNEMDGPWQIGHQTATEYARLAEETAKAMHRIDPGLELVACGSSNRAMPTFGEWERVVLERCFEHVDHISAHAYYEPHDGDLQSFLASGEDMQRFISSVVATADHVAALQRSEKRITVSFDEWNVWYQQRFNGENSIEVQHAPRLIEDVYTVLDAVVVGDLLITLINNTDRVAVACQAQLANIIAPIMTEPDGPAWRQTIFHPFALAARHASGTVLRPAVSTPSVDTAALGRVPALTTAVTVDLATGRGTVLLANRHLTDELEVVVDLSALGVIELLEHVYLADDDPHASNTAADPERVVPQPGSARISGGLLEFTAPAVSWHCIRFTIPAT; encoded by the coding sequence GTGAGCAACGCGACGATCAGGATCGACCCCGCCTTCATCATCGGTGCGCTCAACCGCCGGATCTTCGGGACCTTCGTCGAGCACATGGGGCGGTGCGTCTACACCGGCATCTACGAGCCCGAGCACGCCACGGCGGACGAGTTCGGCTTCCGCGGAGACGTTGCGGATCTGGTACGCGAACTGGGCCCCACCCTCGTTCGCTATCCGGGCGGCAACTTCGTGTCGAACTACCGCTGGGAAGACGGGGTCGGTGCCAAGGCCGACCGTCCGACAGTGCTCGACCTGGCCTGGAGATCGATCGAGACGAACCAGGTCGGTACCGACGATTTCCTCGCCTGGTGCGCCCGGATGGAGATCGAGCCGATGATGGCCGTCAACCTCGGCACCCGTGGTCTGGCCGCGGCGATCGAGCTGGTGCAGTACGTCAACTCCCCGACCGGCACAGCGGTGGCGGATCGTCGCGCCGCCAACGGCTTCGAGAAGCCGCACGACGTGCGGCTGTGGTGTCTCGGCAACGAGATGGACGGCCCGTGGCAGATCGGTCACCAGACGGCGACGGAATACGCGCGCCTGGCCGAGGAGACGGCAAAGGCCATGCACCGCATCGATCCCGGTCTGGAGCTGGTCGCCTGCGGCTCGAGCAACAGGGCCATGCCCACCTTCGGTGAGTGGGAACGGGTCGTGCTGGAGCGGTGCTTCGAGCACGTCGACCACATCTCGGCGCATGCCTACTACGAACCCCATGACGGCGACCTGCAGTCGTTCCTGGCCAGCGGCGAGGACATGCAGCGCTTCATCTCCTCCGTGGTGGCCACGGCCGACCACGTCGCGGCGCTACAGCGTTCGGAGAAGCGGATCACCGTCTCCTTCGACGAGTGGAACGTCTGGTACCAGCAGCGATTCAACGGCGAGAACTCGATCGAGGTCCAGCACGCCCCACGGCTCATCGAGGACGTCTACACCGTGCTCGATGCGGTGGTGGTGGGTGATCTGCTGATCACCCTGATCAACAACACCGACCGGGTCGCGGTCGCCTGCCAGGCCCAACTCGCCAACATCATCGCGCCGATCATGACCGAACCGGACGGCCCCGCCTGGCGCCAGACGATCTTCCATCCGTTTGCGCTCGCGGCCCGTCACGCCTCCGGCACGGTACTGCGACCGGCTGTCTCCACACCGTCGGTGGACACCGCGGCGCTCGGGCGGGTGCCGGCCCTGACCACGGCCGTGACCGTCGATCTGGCAACCGGCCGCGGCACCGTCCTGCTGGCCAACCGCCACCTCACCGACGAACTGGAGGTGGTGGTCGATCTCAGCGCGCTGGGAGTCATCGAACTCCTCGAGCACGTGTACCTCGCTGACGACGATCCGCACGCGAGCAACACGGCTGCCGATCCCGAACGCGTCGTTCCGCAGCCGGGATCGGCCCGGATCTCCGGCGGCCTGCTCGAGTTCACCGCGCCGGCAGTCTCCTGGCACTGCATCAGATTCACCATCCCGGCTACCTGA